Proteins from one Microcoleus sp. bin38.metabat.b11b12b14.051 genomic window:
- a CDS encoding DUF433 domain-containing protein — MTLTATEYKYVELDEKNVPLIAGTTMKVVELVQAHLAYGWSPAELHLNHRYLTMSQIHSAFAYYWDHKQELDADMQRRFEYAEKLRLEAGESALAKKLRAQRLIK; from the coding sequence GTGACTCTAACTGCAACCGAATACAAATATGTGGAATTAGACGAGAAGAACGTTCCTCTCATCGCCGGAACCACAATGAAAGTTGTTGAATTAGTACAAGCTCATCTCGCTTATGGCTGGAGCCCAGCCGAGTTGCACCTCAACCACCGCTATTTGACAATGAGCCAAATTCATTCTGCTTTTGCTTATTATTGGGATCACAAACAAGAGCTGGATGCAGATATGCAGCGCCGGTTCGAGTATGCCGAAAAGTTGCGCTTAGAAGCGGGCGAATCTGCTTTGGCTAAGAAACTGCGAGCCCAGAGACTAATCAAATGA
- a CDS encoding PRC-barrel domain-containing protein has product MTSEQICQRSDILGTQVITRDRGKRLGVVSQLWVDIDRREVVAIGLRDNIFAVAGMPKFMFLNSVSEIGDVLLVEDESAIEDDVDVDVYSILINSEVITETGELLGRVRGFRFDPEDGKLVSIVIASLGIPQIPDQVLSTYELGIEEVVSSGPNRLIVFEGSEERLRQLSVGLLERVGLGQAPWERDEDEQGYYPKPVATEYQLGPGVRIPAPEMRSKVAAPVVEEVPWDEDSQWNRPPVRQPQQMRVMQPEPIDDYDEYEEDNWGGEDDYEDDYEEEKQYSRPEVSRPKESVVEYEYEDDVEADAWADDEAPKPYKAPRVNIPEKTKTPEYEEESGY; this is encoded by the coding sequence ATGACATCCGAACAAATCTGCCAACGCTCCGATATTCTAGGCACTCAAGTCATCACCCGCGACAGAGGTAAGCGCTTGGGTGTAGTCAGTCAATTGTGGGTAGACATCGATCGGCGGGAAGTTGTGGCGATCGGTCTGCGTGATAATATATTCGCGGTCGCTGGAATGCCGAAGTTTATGTTCCTCAACAGTGTTAGCGAAATCGGCGACGTGCTGTTGGTGGAAGATGAAAGTGCGATCGAAGATGACGTTGATGTTGATGTCTACAGCATTTTGATTAACAGCGAAGTGATCACCGAAACCGGCGAACTTTTGGGGAGAGTGCGGGGCTTTCGGTTCGACCCGGAAGACGGTAAGTTAGTTTCAATCGTCATCGCTTCTTTGGGAATCCCCCAAATCCCAGACCAAGTTCTCAGTACCTACGAGTTGGGGATTGAGGAAGTTGTCAGCAGCGGCCCCAACCGCTTGATTGTGTTTGAAGGTTCCGAGGAAAGGCTGAGGCAGCTTAGCGTGGGTTTGCTGGAGCGCGTCGGTTTGGGCCAAGCACCTTGGGAAAGAGACGAGGACGAGCAAGGCTATTATCCGAAACCTGTGGCTACAGAATATCAATTGGGCCCGGGCGTGCGGATACCAGCACCAGAAATGCGTAGCAAGGTAGCGGCGCCTGTGGTGGAGGAAGTTCCTTGGGATGAGGATTCGCAGTGGAACCGGCCGCCTGTACGACAGCCACAGCAGATGCGGGTGATGCAGCCTGAGCCGATCGACGATTATGATGAGTATGAAGAGGATAATTGGGGCGGCGAGGACGATTACGAGGACGATTACGAAGAAGAGAAGCAGTACAGTCGCCCTGAAGTTTCTCGCCCGAAGGAATCGGTTGTTGAGTACGAGTACGAGGATGATGTGGAGGCGGATGCTTGGGCTGACGATGAAGCACCGAAACCTTACAAGGCTCCTCGGGTGAATATCCCTGAGAAGACTAAGACTCCTGAGTACGAGGAAGAGTCTGGTTATTAG
- the smc gene encoding chromosome segregation protein SMC produces the protein MVHIKRIELTNFKSFGGTTSIPVLPGFTVVSGPNGSGKSNILDALLFCLGLSTSKGMRAERLPDLVNSAQNKRGTIEASVTATFALEDVGDEWFDQDEDEDDAQNQDENLADDLSVNSVADVEAIEIPETEDNNGQSSNLKSKIQNPEIDVQDKNGKSSNLKSKIENPKSEDLSVEDVEEIEIATTQDNNGQLLTSNRKSKIQTPKPDEWSVTRKLRVTRQGTYTSNYYINGAPCTLTQLHEQLNRLRIYPEGYNVVLQGDVTSIISMNAKERREIIDELAGVAQFDRKISLARQKLDEVKEVEERSGIVEKELISQRDRLASDRTKAEKYQKLRAEFQEKSQWEIVLKFRQLQKQEWKLREQIETGDRNSASLTEQLQAITTQIQAATAELDALNARVKALGESELLALQATIATQEAERRQLQNRKQDLETTAGQMAANIAQTEEEVRQFRQSLEQIEIEISYVKSQTGILQEQRDVAQQSLADNREVANAIASTAEAWVQQQTELHRQIETIQQTLEPQRTEQATIGERADRLQSQIQEHNESLQVLEQQIESKKVQQSLLGETKAVAALQVESLNQILVAAEQELQLQQETQTRLLEEQRERQRRLDKLEVQFQAQQEASGTFTAKIIAQSGIGGVCGLVAQLGRVEPRFQLALEIAAGGRMGNMVVENDSVGAAAIELLKQKRAGRMTFLPLNKIRGGRFSVNENLRRAAGFVDAAVNLIECDARYQEIFAYVFGSTVVFGNLTDARRYLGQYRIVTLDGEILETSGAMTGGSSSNRSSLHFGTVDGSDAADEARTIASLQERLEEIERILERCKIAIDRAAVAVKTRSQELMEAKQNLRENQLRLEQLESEMKNLQAQQSQVRSQIAKNTQELTDSQTRLQLLERELPTQAAQLQEYRQTLAQLEESNSHSEWQQMQSGLRALEAQLQERELAHRNAQQRQGDLQNQFGRLEEKIKEGSERLQEWQVQQNAGTDAVNRIVSQQLELDGQIAAAKVALAEIEESLGVEKGERDRAESQLREQHLAKQQLQWQLQKLHETQQERREQLAAVRTLMETQRAEMPDPVPSIPENVEKANLTELQQEVKAIAKRIQALEPVNMLALEEYNRTQERLQELSQKLTTLAGERTELLLRIENFTTLRRRAFKEAFDAVNENFQTIFAELSEGDGYLQLDDQEDPFSSGLNLVAHPKGKPVQRLASMSGGEKSLTALSFIFALQRYRPSTFYAFDEVDMFLDGANVERLARMIKRQSEQAQFIVVSLRRPMIQSAERTIGVTQARGAYTQVIGLKL, from the coding sequence ATGGTTCACATTAAGCGGATCGAACTAACTAACTTTAAGTCTTTTGGCGGCACAACTTCGATTCCTGTGCTGCCCGGTTTTACTGTGGTTTCCGGCCCCAACGGTTCAGGGAAGTCTAACATCCTTGATGCTTTGCTGTTTTGTCTGGGACTTTCGACTTCTAAGGGAATGCGGGCTGAACGTTTGCCGGATTTGGTGAACAGCGCCCAAAATAAGCGCGGTACGATTGAGGCTAGCGTGACTGCTACCTTTGCGCTGGAAGATGTGGGCGATGAATGGTTCGACCAAGATGAAGATGAGGATGATGCTCAAAATCAGGATGAAAATTTAGCGGATGATTTGTCTGTTAATTCTGTTGCAGATGTTGAAGCAATCGAAATTCCTGAAACTGAAGATAACAACGGACAATCATCTAATCTAAAATCTAAGATCCAAAATCCCGAAATAGACGTTCAAGACAAGAACGGAAAATCATCCAATCTAAAATCCAAAATCGAAAATCCAAAATCGGAAGATTTATCTGTTGAAGATGTCGAAGAGATTGAAATCGCCACAACTCAAGACAACAACGGACAACTACTTACTAGCAATCGCAAATCCAAAATCCAAACTCCAAAACCGGATGAGTGGAGTGTGACGCGGAAACTCCGAGTCACTCGTCAAGGAACTTATACGTCAAATTATTATATTAATGGCGCACCTTGCACGTTGACTCAACTGCACGAACAACTTAACCGTTTGCGGATTTATCCCGAAGGTTATAACGTTGTTTTACAAGGAGACGTTACGAGCATTATTTCCATGAATGCTAAGGAACGCCGCGAAATTATTGATGAATTGGCAGGAGTGGCTCAATTCGATCGCAAAATCTCCCTCGCAAGGCAAAAGTTGGATGAAGTTAAGGAAGTTGAAGAACGCAGCGGGATTGTTGAAAAAGAGCTGATTTCTCAACGCGATAGACTTGCTTCGGATCGCACAAAAGCGGAAAAGTATCAAAAGCTGCGGGCGGAGTTTCAAGAGAAGTCGCAGTGGGAAATTGTCCTCAAGTTCCGTCAGTTGCAAAAACAAGAATGGAAACTGCGCGAACAAATCGAAACGGGCGATCGCAATTCGGCATCTCTCACCGAACAATTGCAAGCAATTACTACCCAAATTCAAGCAGCAACCGCTGAACTTGACGCGCTAAATGCCCGCGTTAAGGCTTTGGGTGAGTCGGAATTGTTGGCTTTGCAAGCGACGATTGCGACTCAGGAAGCGGAACGGCGCCAACTTCAAAACCGCAAACAGGATTTGGAAACCACTGCTGGACAAATGGCTGCGAACATAGCACAAACTGAGGAAGAAGTGCGGCAATTCCGGCAAAGTTTGGAGCAAATTGAGATTGAAATATCTTATGTTAAGTCTCAAACAGGAATTTTGCAGGAACAGCGAGACGTAGCCCAGCAAAGTTTAGCTGATAATCGGGAAGTTGCAAATGCGATCGCCTCGACGGCCGAAGCTTGGGTGCAACAGCAAACGGAACTGCACCGCCAAATCGAAACAATTCAGCAAACTTTGGAACCGCAGCGTACAGAACAAGCTACGATTGGTGAAAGAGCCGATCGCCTGCAAAGTCAAATTCAAGAACACAACGAATCGCTGCAAGTATTGGAACAGCAAATTGAATCGAAAAAAGTTCAGCAATCTCTTCTGGGGGAAACCAAAGCAGTTGCTGCTTTGCAAGTGGAATCGCTGAATCAGATTTTAGTCGCCGCCGAACAAGAATTGCAACTACAACAGGAAACTCAAACTCGTTTGTTGGAAGAACAACGGGAAAGACAGCGCAGGTTAGATAAGCTAGAAGTGCAGTTTCAAGCGCAGCAAGAAGCGAGCGGCACGTTTACGGCAAAAATTATCGCCCAAAGCGGAATTGGCGGAGTTTGTGGCTTGGTGGCTCAACTGGGCAGGGTGGAACCGCGCTTTCAGTTGGCGCTGGAAATTGCGGCGGGCGGCCGCATGGGTAATATGGTTGTGGAAAATGACAGTGTGGGGGCTGCTGCGATCGAATTGTTGAAGCAAAAACGGGCGGGAAGGATGACGTTTTTGCCTTTGAATAAGATTAGAGGCGGTCGGTTTTCGGTGAATGAAAATTTGCGGCGCGCGGCGGGTTTTGTCGATGCGGCGGTGAATTTGATTGAGTGCGATGCGCGCTATCAGGAGATTTTTGCTTACGTTTTTGGCAGTACGGTTGTATTTGGCAACCTTACCGATGCCCGCCGCTATTTGGGACAATATCGGATTGTCACTTTGGATGGGGAAATTCTGGAAACTAGCGGCGCGATGACTGGCGGAAGTTCGAGTAATAGATCTAGCTTGCATTTTGGCACGGTTGATGGTAGTGATGCTGCGGATGAAGCGCGGACAATTGCTTCTCTGCAAGAACGTCTTGAGGAAATTGAGCGGATTTTGGAACGGTGCAAAATTGCGATCGATCGCGCTGCTGTTGCTGTCAAAACTCGCAGTCAAGAATTGATGGAGGCGAAGCAGAACTTGCGCGAAAATCAGTTACGTTTGGAACAGTTGGAGTCGGAAATGAAAAATTTGCAAGCGCAGCAGTCACAAGTGCGATCGCAAATTGCTAAAAATACTCAGGAATTGACTGATTCGCAAACCAGATTGCAGTTGCTGGAGAGAGAATTGCCGACGCAAGCAGCTCAATTGCAGGAATATCGCCAAACTTTGGCGCAGTTGGAAGAGTCGAACAGTCACAGCGAATGGCAGCAAATGCAGTCGGGTTTGCGCGCTCTGGAAGCGCAACTGCAAGAGCGCGAATTGGCTCACAGAAACGCTCAGCAGCGTCAAGGAGACTTACAAAATCAATTCGGGCGTTTGGAGGAGAAAATTAAAGAAGGCAGCGAGAGATTGCAGGAATGGCAAGTTCAGCAAAATGCGGGAACTGATGCTGTGAATCGCATTGTTTCGCAGCAGTTAGAACTCGACGGACAAATTGCCGCAGCTAAGGTGGCGCTGGCAGAAATTGAAGAAAGTTTGGGGGTGGAGAAGGGAGAACGCGATCGCGCGGAATCTCAACTGCGAGAGCAACATTTGGCAAAACAACAGTTACAATGGCAGTTGCAGAAACTGCACGAAACTCAGCAAGAACGCCGCGAACAATTAGCCGCAGTCCGTACTCTCATGGAAACACAGCGGGCAGAAATGCCCGATCCGGTGCCATCAATTCCCGAAAATGTGGAAAAAGCTAATTTAACAGAGTTGCAGCAAGAAGTAAAGGCGATCGCCAAACGCATTCAAGCTTTAGAACCAGTCAATATGCTAGCCTTGGAAGAGTACAACCGCACTCAAGAACGTTTGCAAGAATTGAGTCAAAAGTTGACGACATTAGCCGGAGAACGCACTGAACTGCTGTTGAGAATCGAAAATTTTACCACACTCAGGCGGCGCGCTTTTAAAGAAGCTTTTGATGCGGTTAACGAGAACTTCCAGACAATCTTTGCGGAACTTTCCGAAGGTGACGGGTATCTTCAGCTAGATGACCAAGAAGACCCGTTCAGCAGCGGTTTGAATTTGGTCGCTCACCCGAAGGGGAAACCCGTACAACGGCTGGCTTCTATGTCGGGAGGCGAAAAATCTCTGACAGCGCTGAGTTTTATTTTTGCTCTGCAACGCTACCGCCCGTCTACGTTCTACGCTTTTGATGAAGTGGATATGTTCTTGGATGGGGCAAATGTGGAGCGATTAGCTAGAATGATAAAACGACAGTCTGAACAAGCCCAGTTTATTGTTGTGAGTTTGCGGCGACCTATGATTCAATCGGCTGAGCGTACAATTGGTGTTACTCAAGCGCGGGGAGCTTATACTCAAGTCATCGGACTTAAGTTGTAG